A DNA window from Macadamia integrifolia cultivar HAES 741 chromosome 4, SCU_Mint_v3, whole genome shotgun sequence contains the following coding sequences:
- the LOC122076617 gene encoding U-box domain-containing protein 52-like produces MAEENSGSPEDRIYDRGSTMTTEIVEIEDNSKSATSSRDGGETKDVYVAVGKEDLDVLKWALDHAVAPGKRVFLVHVFPPIHYITTPVGRLTTSQLSQEQLRPYIQEQNARRRNLLQKYISLCSQVEVVVDTILIESEFTTKAILELIPVLNITSLVMGTKRLPSSRRLRRGLGKGEIVLKNAPNFCDVVIVWEGKKVVDRKQMIGLNPSSPASSSQRPETAKNAERNFFECGCFSGKSN; encoded by the exons ATGGCAGAAGAGAATTCAGGGTCTCCTGAAGATCGAATATATGATAGGGGAAGCACGATGACAACAGAAATCGTCGAGATAGAAGATAACAGTAAGAGTGCTACAAGCAGCAGAGATGGAGGAGAGACTAAAGATGTATATGTTGCTGTTGGCAAAGAAGACTTGGATGTTTTGAAATGGGCACTTGATCATGCTGTAGCACCAGGAAAGCGCGTATTCCTTGTTCATGTTTTCCCTCCAATTCATTATATCACCACACCTG TTGGGAGGCTAACAACGAGCCAACTTAGTCAAGAACAACTGAGGCCTTATATCCAGGAACAGAATGCCCGGAGGAGAAATCTCTTGCAGAAATATATTAGCCTGTGCAGCCAAGTAGAG GTGGTTGTAGATACAATACTTATTGAGAGTGAATTCACAACCAAGGCAATCCTGGAACTTATTCCAGTTCTCAATATTACCTCCCTTGTTATGGGAACAAAAAGGCTGCCCTCCTCAAG GAGGTTGAGGAGGGGATTGGGGAAAGGAGAAATTGTCCTGAAGAATGCTCCAAACTTCTGTGACGTTGTCATCGTTTGGGAGGGAAAAAAGGTTGTAGATAGGAAACAGATGATCGGACTAAATCCTTCTTCGCCGGCATCATCTAGTCAGAGACCAGAAACCGCAAAAAATGCAGAACGGAACTTCTTTGAATGCGGGTGCTTTTCAGGGAAATCCAATTGA
- the LOC122076616 gene encoding serine/threonine-protein kinase D6PKL1-like: MATTSDVSTATCPEHLSAPLNYSVAVPAPNCSRESVGEEIGSLSMPHDSASATSLSENPRRVQPPPRSSKQSTTEWVSSRYGMTTLGHPTASRYESSKEELPSSLKKSLRLNKEQPAVVGLNDGLTGPVKTSPEEVLTETSTEQVDGPESSVCDCSSSNPLGFACKQSMEQENGPLTSQTHIDYCPSRDNSFHSAIQHPDAKDSSAATEVSDGVSSTEKSRGSANISNSCDFVESRKTSICRGSTGSDVSEESSSSSFSSVINKPHKANDSRWEAIQAVRSRDGVLGLNHFRLLRKLGCGDIGSVYLSELTGTRSYFAMKLMDKAALASRKKLLRAQTEREILQSLDHPFLPTLYTHFETEKFSCLVMEFCPGGDLHALRQRQPGKYFPEHAARFYVAEVLLALEYLHMLGIIYRDLKPENVLVRDDGHIMLSDFDLSLRCAVCPTLVKSSNTEMDSGKNSGYCVQPSCIEPSCVIQPSCIQPTCFVPRFLSSKSKKEKKAKPKNEVYNQVSPLPELIAEPTSARSMSFVGTHEYLAPEIIKGEGHGSAVDWWTFGIFLYELLFGKTPFKGSGNRATLFNVVGQPLRFPESPTVSFAARDLIRGLLVKEPQHRLAYKRGATEVKQHPFFQSVNWALIRCTNPPEVPKPLMMDLPAKLDVPNASKNEKMPGVDVKPSGNYLEIDFF, translated from the exons ATGGCTACAACTTCGGACGTATCGACCGCTACCTGCCCAGAACATCTTAGTGCTCCATTGAATTACAGTGTGGCTGTGCCCGCTCCCAATTGCTCAAGAGAATCGGTTGGTGAAGAAATTGGTTCTTTGTCGATGCCTCATGATTCGGCTTCTGCTACAAGTTTGTCAGAAAATCCTCGCCGTGTTCAACCTCCGCCACGTTCTTCAAAGCAGTCCACCACCGAGTGGGTTTCCTCTAGGTATGGCATGACGACTCTTGGACATCCAACAGCTTCGCGTTACGAGTCTTCAAAGGAAGAGTTACCTTCTTCTTTGAAAAAATCTCTCAGATTAAACAAGGAGCAACCTGCAGTCGTGGGCTTGAACGATGGTCTTACCGGACCGGTGAAAACATCTCCTGAGGAGGTATTAACTGAAACATCCACGGAGCAAGTTGATGGTCCTGAGAGTTCTGTGTGTGACTGTTCTTCGTCGAATCCGTTAGGTTTTGCTTGCAAACAAAGTATGGAACAAGAAAACGGGCCGTTAACATCGCAGACACACATCGACTACTGCCCAAGTCGTGATAACAGTTTCCACAGCGCGATCCAACACCCAGATGCCAAGGACAGTTCTGCAGCCACGGAGGTTAGCGACGGTGTCAGCAGTACCGAGAAATCTCGCGGAAGTGCCAATATCAGCAATTCATGTGATTTCGTGGAGAGTAGAAAGACTAGTATATGCAGAGGCAGCACCGGTAGTGATGTTAGTGAGGAGAGTAGCTCAAGTAGCTTTAGCAGTGTCATAAATAAACCCCACAAAGCAAACGATTCGAGATGGGAAGCAATTCAAGCTGTTCGATCTCGTGATGGGGTTTTGGGGTTGAACCACTTCAGGCTTTTGAGGAAGTTGGGTTGTGGAGATATAGGTAGCGTTTACCTATCGGAGTTGACTGGGACTAGAAGTTATTTTGCCATGAAGTTAATGGATAAAGCTGCACTAGCAAGTCGGAAGAAGCTTCTGCGGGCTCAGACGGAAAGAGAGATATTGCAGTCCCTGGATCATCCTTTCCTTCCTACTTTGTATACACACTTTGAGACAGAGAAATTTTCCTGCTTGGTCATGGAGTTCTGTCCTGGAGGTGACCTGCATGCTCTCCGGCAGAGACAACCAGGGAAATATTTTCCGGAGCATGCAGCTAG ATTTTATGTGGCAGAGGTTCTGCTAGCTTTGGAGTACCTTCACATGCTTGGGATCATTTACAGAGACCTTAAACCAGAGAATGTTTTAGTGAGGGATGATGGCCATATAATGCTGTCAGATTTTGATCTTTCTCTAAGATGTGCAGTTTGCCCGACTCTTGTGAAATCCTCGAACACGGAGATGGACTCAGGAAAGAACTCTGGTTATTGTGTTCAACCTTCTTGCATTGAACCAAGTTGTGTAATCCAGCCATCTTGCATTCAACCCACATGTTTTGTACCACGCTTCTTATCGAGCAagtccaagaaagaaaagaaagcaaagccaaagaatgaagtCTATAATCAAGTGAGTCCACTCCCTGAACTTATTGCAGAGCCTACGAGTGCTCGATCAATGTCCTTTGTGGGTACGCATGAGTACTTGGCTCCAGAGATAATCAAAGGCGAAGGACATGGCAGTGCTGTAGATTGGTGGACTTTTGGTATCTTTCTATATGAGTTGTTGTTTGGGAAGACTCCATTTAAGGGGTCAGGAAACCGTGCTACACTATTCAATGTGGTTGGGCAGCCCCTAAGATTTCCAGAGTCACCTACGGTGAGTTTTGCTGCAAGGGACTTGATCAGAGGCTTGCTTGTGAAAGAGCCACAACATCGTCTTGCATATAAGCGTGGGGCCACAGAAGTTAAGCAACATCCATTCTTTCAGAGTGTGAATTGGGCACTTATCCGGTGTACCAATCCACCAGAGGTGCCAAAGCCATTAATGATGGACTTACCGGCAAAATTGGATGTGCCAAATGCATCCAAAAATGAGAAGATGCCCGGGGTTGATGTGAAACCTTCAGGTAATTATTTAGAGATTGATTTCTTTTGA
- the LOC122076618 gene encoding uncharacterized protein LOC122076618 translates to MAMALNLATFQKSQGLQVSCRKQERDRDQYPYKVIEITPPPKNLGVRCFPSNMQCGESVTIEGQAYTVSAVIHRYQLRKGKYEPSEKRLDVQSTGRYILNLYLDNLLEQS, encoded by the exons ATGGCGATGGCATTAAACCTCGCTACATTTCAAAAA TCACAGGGGCTTCAGGTCTCTTGCAGAAAGCAAGAAAGAGACAGAGATCAGTACCCCTACAAGGTCATTGAAATAACGCCACCGCCCAAGAACCTCGGTGTTCGCTGCTTTCCCTCT AACATGCAGTGTGGGGAGAGTGTGACAATAGAAGGCCAAGCATACACTGTTTCAGCAGTAATCCACCGGTACCAGCTTCGGAAGGGAAAGTATGAACCAAGTGAGAAGAGGCTTGATGTGCAGTCGACTGGGAGATATATCCTGAACTTGTACCTGGATAATCTACTAGAACAATCATAA
- the LOC122076626 gene encoding heterogeneous nuclear ribonucleoprotein 1 — MASDSKAVDASSDGETIEVKNSDHTEEENFQPQTGEGASPGKIFIGGLAKETTSVQFTKHFGKYGEMTDSVIMKDRRTGQPRGFGFVTYADPSVVDKVIQDTHIINGKQVEIKRTIPKGAIGSKDFRTKKIFVGGVPTTVTEDQFKDFFAKFGEVKEHQIMRDHATSRSRGFGFITFDTERAVDDLLANGNKLDLAGAQVEIKKAEPKKASNMPPSLPKRFNDPRPAFGGGFGDSYGGFGGGGSSGFSASSYRSGGGYGGRPSAFGGYGGTEFGGGYGGYGGSGIVSYRGDPSLGYSGGYGGSFGRGYDLVAAYGSATDGYGGYGSGASGGYGSAFDASLAGGYGGSSGGSLYGNRGAYGGSGGGRYHPYGR; from the exons ATGGCTTCAGATTCGAAAGCAGTGGATGCTTCCTCAGACGGAGAAACCATCGAAGTTAAAAACTCTGATCACACTGAAGAAGAGAACTTTCAACCTCAAACAGGAGAAGGCGCCAGCCCTGG AAAGATTTTCATCGGAGGTTTAGCAAAAGAGACAACTTCTG TACAATTCACCAAGCATTTCGGTAAATATGGTGAAATGACGGATTCCGTCATAATGAAAGATCGGAGAACAGGGCAACCGCGTGGGTTTGGATTTGTGACTTATGCAGATCcttctgtggtagataaagTCATTCAAGACACTCATATTATCAATGGGAAACAG GTTGAAATAAAGCGAACCATACCAAAGGGTGCCATTGGCTCTAAGGATTTTAGGACAAAGAAGATCTTTGTGGGTGGAGTTCCTACAACTGTAACAGAAG ATCAGTTTAAGGACTTCTTTGCAAAGTTTGGAGAGGTCAAGGAGCACCAGATCATGCGGGACCATGCCACCAGTCGTTCTCGTGGCTTTGGATTTATTACGTTTGACACTGAGAGAGCTGTTGATGATCTGTTGGCTAATGGGAATAAGCTTGATCTGGCCGGAGCTCAG GTTGAAATCAAGAAGGCTGAACCAAAGAAAGCATCAAATATGCCTCCATCATTACCCAAGCGTTTTAACGATCCTAGGCCTGCTTTTGGTGGTGGGTTTGGGGATAGTTATGGTGGATTCGGTGGTGGTGGCAGCAGTGGCTTCAGTGCTAGTTCTTATAGGTCAGGAGGTGGTTATGGGGGTAGACCTAGTGCGTTTGGCGGATATGGTGGAACTGAATTTGGTGGTGGTTATGGAGGATACGGTGGTAGTGGCATAGTATCTTACAGAGGAGATCCCTCTCTAGGATACTCTGGCGGCTATGGTGGAAGCTTTGGTAGAGGTTATGATTTAGTAGCTGCTTATGGTAGTGCAACTGATGGCTATGGAGGATATGGAAGTGGTGCCAGCGGCGGCTATGGGAGTGCTTTTGATGCCAGCCTTGCAGGTGGTTATGGAGGTAGCAGTGGAGGCTCATTGTATGGGAATAGAGGGGCTTATGGAGGGAGTGGGGGTGGCCGATACCATCCTTATGGAAGGTAG